A window of Paraburkholderia bryophila contains these coding sequences:
- a CDS encoding lysylphosphatidylglycerol synthase domain-containing protein — translation MSRAALILLSIGTALFVGLLAWQGFGSVASTLLAAGWGLALVALFHVVPLVLDAGAISVLFRRRHDGVHHDLSLRDALFGRWIGESVNSLLPAGQIGGPVVMVRQLSQRGMRMRDAAAAITVSTTAQALAQIIFALGGLLLFGAYAAHGALHDLQTATLIATGVLGAMIVGFYYAQRRGLFGRLLGVVSKVFGKRDWSSLMTRAEAVDAAVQAMYRERGRVAASFALSLAGWIVGTVEVWLALRFLGHPVDWVDALLLESLGQAIRGAAFMIPGSLGVQEGGYLLLAPLVGLPPEAALALSLAKRAREILLGLPGLLVLHFSERSWQRRRATGRVSVVD, via the coding sequence GTGAGTCGCGCGGCCCTGATTCTGCTGTCGATCGGGACGGCGCTGTTCGTTGGCTTGCTTGCGTGGCAGGGTTTCGGTTCGGTTGCGTCGACGTTGCTTGCCGCCGGTTGGGGGCTCGCGCTCGTCGCGCTGTTCCACGTCGTGCCGCTCGTGCTCGACGCCGGCGCGATCTCCGTGCTGTTCCGCCGCCGTCACGACGGCGTGCATCACGATCTGTCGCTGCGCGACGCGCTGTTCGGGCGCTGGATCGGCGAGTCGGTGAACAGTCTGCTGCCAGCCGGTCAGATCGGCGGTCCGGTCGTCATGGTCCGGCAACTGTCGCAGCGCGGCATGCGCATGCGCGACGCGGCCGCAGCGATCACCGTCAGCACCACGGCGCAGGCGCTCGCGCAAATCATCTTCGCGCTGGGCGGGCTGCTGCTGTTCGGCGCATACGCCGCGCACGGTGCGTTGCACGATCTGCAAACCGCCACGCTGATCGCTACCGGCGTGCTCGGCGCGATGATCGTCGGTTTCTACTATGCGCAGCGGCGCGGACTATTCGGCCGCCTGCTCGGCGTGGTGTCGAAAGTATTCGGCAAGCGCGACTGGTCTTCGTTGATGACCCGCGCCGAAGCCGTCGACGCCGCCGTGCAAGCCATGTACCGCGAACGCGGCCGGGTGGCGGCGAGCTTCGCGTTGAGCCTCGCCGGCTGGATCGTCGGTACGGTCGAAGTGTGGCTTGCGTTGCGCTTTCTCGGTCATCCGGTCGACTGGGTCGACGCGCTGCTGCTGGAGAGCCTGGGCCAGGCGATTCGCGGCGCAGCGTTTATGATTCCGGGTTCGCTCGGCGTGCAGGAAGGCGGTTATCTTCTGCTCGCGCCGCTGGTCGGTTTGCCGCCGGAAGCCGCGCTGGCGTTGTCGCTGGCCAAGCGCGCGCGCGAAATCCTGTTAGGCTTGCCGGGCTTGCTGGTTTTGCACTTCAGCGAACGAAGCTGGCAACGGCGGCGCGCCACAGGGCGCGTGTCGGTTGTCGATTAA
- a CDS encoding metal-dependent hydrolase — protein MASSKAHHATGFAAGVIAAAVVARVGGGGSFHLGVLLSFIAGVAGSTAPDWLEVAWWSRARRLWITHRTLTHWGVGWLALLAASYHWLGHSVYAAPAFGFACGGLMHLLADWPNPLGVPWIARRHSLNLWNSGHCDLIVVAASWGAAWFVGQHVWLHGVHGLTMLRYLRAG, from the coding sequence ATGGCATCCAGCAAAGCACATCACGCAACCGGGTTTGCGGCCGGCGTCATCGCGGCGGCGGTGGTCGCGCGTGTCGGCGGCGGCGGTTCATTTCATCTCGGCGTGTTGCTGAGCTTTATCGCGGGCGTGGCAGGCAGTACCGCGCCGGACTGGCTCGAAGTGGCGTGGTGGTCGCGCGCGCGTCGTCTGTGGATTACGCATCGCACGCTGACGCATTGGGGCGTGGGCTGGCTCGCGTTGCTCGCGGCGTCGTATCACTGGCTCGGCCATTCGGTCTATGCCGCGCCGGCGTTCGGCTTCGCGTGCGGCGGTCTGATGCACCTGCTCGCCGATTGGCCGAATCCGCTCGGCGTGCCGTGGATCGCCAGGCGGCATTCGTTGAATCTGTGGAACAGCGGACATTGCGATCTGATCGTGGTAGCGGCTTCGTGGGGCGCAGCGTGGTTCGTCGGCCAGCATGTCTGGCTGCATGGCGTGCATGGGTTGACGATGCTGCGATATTTGCGAGCGGGGTAA
- a CDS encoding CDP-alcohol phosphatidyltransferase family protein has translation MNSRPQTPINVPPPRTWDARLARRLVTPLVNTWVTPNHLTTLRLLIGLAGALCLAHGGFAWANAGAFLIVLSNFVDHTDGELARIGGKSSRIGHFYDLACDAAVTVMLFIGMGMGVGAAHIGSLKVEPGWLGALAGVAVALIFFLRMRIEEMAGKAGTKQASVGGFETEDVLYLLPIVTLTSVVMPFVVVASIGAPLFAAWVVVDYGRASRRAAVAVAPVVTASASETRQMWASE, from the coding sequence ATGAATTCGCGACCCCAAACTCCAATTAACGTTCCGCCGCCCAGAACATGGGACGCGCGGCTCGCCCGCCGACTCGTGACTCCGCTTGTGAACACCTGGGTCACGCCGAACCACCTCACCACGCTGCGCCTGCTGATCGGGCTGGCGGGCGCGCTGTGCCTCGCGCATGGCGGTTTCGCGTGGGCCAACGCCGGCGCCTTCCTGATCGTGCTGTCGAACTTCGTCGACCATACGGACGGCGAACTCGCGCGCATCGGCGGGAAGTCGAGCCGAATCGGTCATTTTTACGATCTCGCTTGCGACGCAGCCGTCACCGTCATGCTGTTCATCGGCATGGGAATGGGCGTGGGCGCCGCGCATATCGGCAGCCTGAAGGTCGAGCCGGGCTGGCTCGGCGCGCTGGCCGGCGTGGCCGTCGCGCTGATTTTCTTCCTGCGCATGCGGATCGAGGAAATGGCGGGCAAGGCGGGCACCAAGCAGGCCTCGGTCGGCGGTTTCGAAACTGAAGACGTGCTGTATCTGCTACCTATTGTCACGCTGACAAGCGTCGTCATGCCGTTCGTCGTGGTGGCGTCGATTGGCGCGCCGCTGTTCGCCGCGTGGGTGGTGGTCGACTACGGGCGCGCGTCGCGCCGAGCCGCTGTCGCTGTCGCGCCGGTCGTGACCGCCAGCGCTTCCGAAACCCGTCAGATGTGGGCCAGCGAATGA
- a CDS encoding AraC family transcriptional regulator, which translates to MSRGRVHMPRCALAGVEATVAETAHAFPRHSHDRFGVGVIVSGGHRSASGRGVVEARANDAIMVNPGEVHDGSPLDERGRAWRMLYFEPSMLTGVARELNGMAAREIELTQPVARDPLLKRRFDRLFAVSVETHVVLDDLIREEALLDLLGHLVRAHATQPARVSLANALGPIARAKARIDDDPSASVTLADLAADTGLSRFQLLRGFAHEMGLPPHAYRMQRRVALARQWIARGATLADAAAAAGFADQSHMTRAFVRLLGVTPASYAAAIR; encoded by the coding sequence ATGTCACGCGGTCGCGTCCACATGCCTCGTTGTGCGCTGGCCGGCGTCGAAGCGACGGTGGCCGAAACCGCGCACGCGTTTCCGCGTCACTCGCATGATCGCTTTGGCGTCGGCGTGATTGTCAGCGGCGGGCATCGGTCGGCGAGCGGACGCGGCGTCGTCGAGGCGCGCGCGAACGACGCGATCATGGTCAATCCCGGCGAAGTCCACGACGGCAGTCCGCTCGACGAACGCGGCCGCGCGTGGCGCATGCTGTATTTCGAACCGTCGATGCTGACCGGCGTCGCCCGTGAACTCAACGGCATGGCGGCGCGCGAGATCGAGCTGACCCAGCCGGTCGCGCGCGATCCTCTGCTGAAGCGTCGGTTCGACAGGCTGTTCGCGGTCTCGGTAGAGACGCACGTCGTGCTCGACGATCTGATACGAGAGGAGGCGTTGCTCGACCTGCTCGGACATCTGGTCCGCGCTCATGCGACGCAACCGGCGCGCGTGTCGTTGGCGAACGCGTTGGGACCGATTGCGCGCGCGAAAGCACGCATCGACGACGATCCTTCCGCGTCGGTCACGCTAGCCGATCTCGCTGCCGATACCGGCCTGAGCCGCTTCCAGTTACTGCGTGGTTTCGCGCACGAAATGGGGCTGCCGCCGCACGCTTACCGGATGCAGCGGCGCGTGGCACTCGCGAGACAGTGGATCGCGCGAGGCGCGACGCTCGCGGATGCGGCGGCCGCCGCGGGCTTCGCCGATCAGAGTCACATGACGCGGGCGTTCGTGCGCTTGCTGGGCGTGACGCCCGCGAGCTACGCCGCCGCGATCCGCTGA
- the epsC gene encoding serine O-acetyltransferase EpsC has translation MPNVPAHSWGLEQIVADLRASREELHRTRHPLGIRELPSRDAVINIVAGLRAALFPTHYGAPDLTDETVDYYVGHTLESTLRLLAEQIRRALRFLPEFGATPDAELKARAFNVAREFGTQLPAIRALLVSDIQAAFTGDPAAQHITEILLCYPGVWAMTHHRLAHALHRLGVPLLARFINEIAHSATGIDIHPGATIGPSFFIDHGTGVVIGETAIIGERVRVYQAVTLGAKSFAADLDGTLIKGNARHPIVEDDVVIYAGATILGRVTIGRGSVIGGNVWLTHSVPPGSSVSQGKIREGERGDEGRG, from the coding sequence ATGCCTAATGTGCCTGCCCATAGCTGGGGTCTCGAACAGATCGTCGCGGACCTGCGCGCGTCGCGCGAAGAATTGCATCGCACACGGCATCCGCTCGGTATTCGCGAACTGCCGTCGCGCGACGCCGTGATCAACATCGTTGCCGGCCTGCGCGCGGCGTTGTTTCCCACGCACTACGGCGCGCCCGATCTGACGGATGAAACCGTCGACTACTACGTCGGCCACACGCTCGAAAGTACGCTGCGCCTGCTCGCGGAACAGATCCGCCGCGCGCTGCGTTTTCTGCCCGAGTTCGGCGCGACGCCGGACGCCGAACTGAAGGCGCGCGCGTTCAACGTGGCGCGCGAATTCGGCACGCAGTTGCCGGCCATTCGCGCGCTGCTGGTCAGCGACATTCAGGCGGCCTTTACCGGCGACCCGGCCGCGCAGCACATTACCGAAATTCTGCTCTGCTATCCCGGCGTGTGGGCCATGACGCATCATCGGCTCGCGCATGCGCTGCATCGGCTCGGCGTGCCGTTGCTGGCACGCTTTATCAACGAGATCGCGCATTCGGCAACCGGGATCGACATTCACCCTGGCGCGACCATCGGGCCGAGTTTCTTTATCGACCACGGCACGGGTGTCGTGATCGGCGAGACCGCGATCATCGGCGAACGCGTGCGGGTGTATCAGGCGGTCACGCTCGGCGCGAAGAGCTTCGCGGCGGATCTCGACGGCACGCTGATCAAGGGCAATGCGCGTCATCCGATCGTCGAGGACGACGTGGTGATCTACGCCGGCGCGACGATACTCGGGCGCGTCACGATCGGACGCGGCTCGGTGATCGGCGGCAATGTGTGGCTCACGCATAGCGTGCCGCCGGGCAGCAGCGTGTCGCAAGGCAAGATCCGCGAAGGCGAGCGCGGCGACGAGGGGCGCGGGTAA
- a CDS encoding HalD/BesD family halogenase: MSTQANDDVIAPVSAERLPVSAAAPNADRAVSGRTRTFDNPRLRKDFADQGAFLYLEDFLAPEVTAQLVHSARSLLDEVNRNYLPGHKQGGSVSRHTIDRLAPFVAELYRSKELIGWLEQLSGDKLQLSPADDPHAYALYYYTRPGDHIGWHYDTSYYDGRRYTLLLGVIDESSCRLDYELHTRNADVPDQPGSVQIPPGGLVFFDGDKLRHRITPAGANEMRVSLTFEYVTDPNMRPWRRFISNMKDAIAYFGFRQVFRQMTARGKDRS; encoded by the coding sequence ATGAGTACGCAAGCCAACGACGACGTGATCGCCCCCGTTTCAGCCGAACGCTTGCCAGTTTCGGCGGCCGCGCCGAACGCGGACCGCGCGGTGTCGGGCCGCACGCGTACGTTCGACAACCCGCGTCTGCGCAAGGATTTCGCGGATCAGGGCGCGTTCCTCTATCTGGAGGATTTTCTCGCGCCGGAAGTCACCGCCCAGCTCGTCCACAGCGCGCGCTCGCTGCTCGACGAAGTCAATCGCAACTATCTGCCGGGTCACAAGCAGGGCGGCAGCGTGAGCCGTCATACGATCGACCGCCTCGCGCCGTTCGTCGCCGAGCTGTACCGCTCGAAGGAACTGATCGGCTGGCTCGAGCAACTGAGCGGCGACAAACTGCAGCTTTCGCCCGCCGACGATCCGCACGCGTACGCGTTGTACTACTACACGCGACCGGGCGACCACATCGGCTGGCACTACGATACTTCGTACTATGACGGCCGCCGCTACACCCTGTTGCTCGGCGTGATCGACGAATCGTCGTGCCGACTCGACTACGAGTTGCACACGCGCAATGCGGACGTGCCGGATCAACCGGGCTCGGTGCAGATTCCACCGGGCGGCCTCGTGTTTTTCGATGGCGACAAGCTGCGCCATCGCATCACGCCGGCCGGCGCGAACGAAATGCGCGTATCGCTGACGTTCGAATACGTGACCGACCCGAACATGCGGCCGTGGCGCCGCTTCATCTCGAACATGAAAGACGCGATCGCGTACTTCGGTTTCCGCCAGGTATTCCGTCAGATGACCGCGCGCGGCAAGGATCGGTCGTGA
- a CDS encoding DUF3005 domain-containing protein has translation MNSDINKPADTSAQPRTSGPVTTELHNDRTHDSTVDTDGKNLEAARIAGHSPIAPDEITTSNATLVNSVPEALDGMAGFDSRVGGNHLLLALEPGYTVIDRGMVAPQEGYSADHQFDDPRPIGSRQDRGRIHYALNHLRPARVIELHRVK, from the coding sequence ATGAACAGCGATATCAACAAGCCAGCAGACACCAGCGCGCAACCGCGTACGAGCGGTCCGGTCACGACCGAATTGCACAACGACCGCACGCACGACAGCACCGTCGACACCGACGGCAAGAACCTCGAAGCCGCGCGTATCGCGGGCCACAGCCCGATCGCGCCCGACGAGATCACCACCTCCAACGCGACGCTCGTCAACAGCGTGCCGGAAGCGCTCGACGGCATGGCCGGTTTCGACAGCCGGGTCGGCGGCAATCATCTGCTGCTGGCGCTCGAACCCGGTTACACCGTGATCGATCGCGGCATGGTCGCGCCGCAAGAGGGCTATTCCGCCGATCATCAGTTCGACGATCCGCGCCCCATCGGCAGCCGCCAGGATCGCGGCCGCATTCACTACGCGCTCAATCATCTGCGGCCTGCGCGCGTGATCGAATTACATCGGGTGAAATAA
- a CDS encoding porin, protein MKKTLIAAGLMGAFAISAHAQSSVTLYGTLDAGLVYSNNQGGHNNWQQGSGSVSNTYFGLRGSEDLGGGLHAIFTLENGFNLNNGQDTESSTMFNRQAFVGLKSDQYGALTLGRQYDSVVDYLGPLSEAGAGYGNNLAAHPFDNDNLDNSFSIKNAVKYTSANYAGLKFGGLYGFSNSAGQFSNNRAWSAGASYDNGPLSVAAAYLQLNQSGSSNLGGAVSQGDGTAAVAANLQRTFGAGINYTYGPATAGFVYTHTQLDGITGVDVGGVTLPGVSGTNLHLDNYELNGKYALTPALSLAASYTFTDGKMSGSNGSGDPKWHTVSLQGDYSLSKRTDVYVEGVYQHASGELGNFGANVASINTLAPSSTGNQVAAAVGLRHRF, encoded by the coding sequence ATGAAAAAAACCCTCATCGCAGCAGGTCTCATGGGCGCGTTCGCCATCAGCGCTCACGCACAAAGCAGCGTCACGTTGTACGGCACGCTGGACGCCGGCCTCGTCTACTCGAACAACCAGGGCGGCCACAACAACTGGCAGCAAGGCAGCGGTTCGGTGTCGAACACGTACTTCGGCCTGCGCGGCAGCGAAGATCTCGGCGGCGGTCTGCACGCCATCTTCACGTTGGAAAACGGCTTCAATCTGAACAACGGCCAGGACACGGAAAGCAGCACGATGTTCAATCGTCAGGCCTTCGTCGGTTTGAAGAGCGATCAGTACGGTGCGCTGACGCTCGGTCGTCAATACGACTCCGTGGTCGACTATCTCGGGCCGCTGTCGGAAGCCGGCGCGGGTTACGGCAACAACCTCGCGGCTCACCCGTTCGACAACGACAATCTGGACAACTCGTTCTCGATCAAGAACGCCGTGAAGTACACGAGCGCGAATTACGCGGGCCTGAAGTTCGGCGGCTTGTATGGCTTCAGCAACTCGGCCGGCCAGTTCTCGAACAACCGCGCGTGGAGCGCCGGTGCTTCGTACGACAACGGTCCGTTGAGCGTCGCGGCGGCTTACCTGCAACTGAACCAGTCGGGCAGCTCGAACCTGGGCGGCGCCGTGTCGCAAGGCGACGGCACCGCCGCTGTCGCGGCGAACCTGCAGCGCACCTTCGGCGCGGGCATCAACTACACGTACGGCCCGGCAACGGCCGGCTTCGTGTACACGCACACGCAACTGGACGGCATCACCGGTGTGGACGTCGGCGGCGTGACGTTGCCGGGCGTCTCGGGCACCAACCTGCATCTCGACAACTACGAGCTGAACGGCAAATACGCGCTGACGCCGGCCTTGAGCCTCGCGGCGTCGTACACGTTCACCGACGGCAAGATGTCGGGCTCGAACGGCTCCGGCGATCCGAAGTGGCACACGGTCTCGCTGCAAGGCGACTACTCGCTGAGCAAGCGCACCGACGTGTACGTCGAAGGCGTGTACCAGCATGCGTCGGGCGAGCTCGGCAACTTCGGCGCGAACGTCGCGTCGATCAACACGCTGGCGCCGTCGTCGACCGGCAACCAGGTGGCCGCGGCCGTCGGTCTGCGTCACCGCTTCTAA
- a CDS encoding phosphocholine cytidylyltransferase family protein produces the protein MRAIILAAGLGLRLQQPPQAQFPKCLLQFDGMSLLERHLQMLETAGVTDVVLALGFQPESVQGELERINWPHKVETVLNTRFDLGSVLTVHTVADALTRGGDVLLMDADVLYDERILNALVAGETVNRLLIDRDFEAGDEPVKLCLKDGVPVELRKQLAVNLDYDTIGESVGFFRFRQETAQRFAEIVAGYVESGRANLPHEEAVRDLLLERTQVFDTADVTGAPWIEIDFPNDVARASTEILPQLQPLVSASR, from the coding sequence ATGCGTGCCATCATCCTCGCAGCGGGCCTCGGCCTGCGTCTCCAGCAACCGCCGCAAGCTCAGTTTCCGAAGTGCCTGTTGCAGTTCGACGGCATGAGCCTGCTCGAGCGGCATCTGCAAATGCTCGAAACCGCCGGCGTGACGGACGTCGTCCTGGCGCTCGGCTTCCAGCCGGAGTCGGTGCAGGGAGAACTGGAACGCATCAACTGGCCGCATAAGGTCGAAACCGTGCTGAACACGCGTTTCGATCTGGGCAGCGTGCTGACGGTGCACACGGTGGCCGATGCGTTGACGCGCGGCGGCGACGTGCTGCTGATGGACGCCGACGTGCTGTACGACGAGCGCATCCTGAACGCGCTGGTGGCGGGCGAGACGGTCAACCGCCTGTTGATCGACCGTGATTTCGAAGCTGGCGACGAACCCGTCAAGCTGTGTCTGAAAGACGGCGTCCCGGTCGAACTGCGCAAGCAGCTCGCCGTGAATCTCGACTACGACACGATCGGCGAGTCGGTCGGCTTCTTCCGCTTCCGCCAGGAAACCGCGCAGCGTTTCGCGGAGATCGTGGCCGGCTACGTCGAGAGCGGCCGCGCTAACCTGCCGCATGAAGAAGCCGTGCGCGATCTGCTGCTGGAACGCACGCAGGTGTTCGACACCGCGGACGTGACCGGCGCACCGTGGATCGAGATCGACTTCCCGAACGACGTTGCGCGCGCGAGCACCGAGATCCTGCCGCAACTGCAACCGCTGGTCAGCGCGTCGCGCTAA
- a CDS encoding short chain dehydrogenase yields the protein MKKIVVIGATGTLGQAVSAELKARNEVIEVGATRGQYRADITDPASVEQLFREIGKVDGVVTATGKVHFGPLPDMSVEQFWVGLRDKLMGQVNVVLAAQHYMNDGGSFTLTSGILADEPIRLGASATTVNLALEGFVRGAAIELPRGIRINVVSPTVLTEALDAYAPFFRGFEPVTAQRAALAYVRSVEGAETGRVYRVGY from the coding sequence ATGAAAAAGATCGTCGTGATCGGCGCCACCGGTACGCTCGGCCAGGCAGTCAGCGCGGAACTGAAGGCGCGCAATGAAGTGATCGAAGTCGGCGCAACACGCGGCCAGTATCGTGCCGACATTACCGACCCAGCGAGCGTCGAGCAGCTATTCCGCGAGATCGGCAAAGTGGACGGCGTGGTCACCGCAACCGGCAAGGTGCATTTCGGGCCGCTGCCGGATATGAGCGTCGAACAGTTCTGGGTCGGCCTGCGGGACAAGCTGATGGGCCAGGTCAACGTGGTGCTGGCCGCACAGCATTACATGAACGACGGCGGTTCGTTCACGCTGACGAGCGGCATCCTCGCCGACGAACCGATTCGTCTCGGGGCGAGCGCGACGACCGTCAACCTGGCGCTCGAAGGTTTCGTGCGCGGCGCGGCGATCGAGTTGCCGCGCGGCATCCGTATCAACGTGGTGAGTCCGACGGTGCTGACCGAAGCGCTCGACGCTTACGCGCCCTTCTTCCGCGGCTTCGAGCCGGTGACCGCACAGCGCGCGGCGCTCGCTTATGTGCGCAGTGTGGAAGGCGCGGAGACGGGCCGCGTGTATCGCGTCGGTTACTGA
- a CDS encoding PhoX family protein — protein MAEPFDLSRRKALKLLAGAPMLPLGGLATASMLTACGGGNDLAGPAATPVANFTSASFASMPAPSLANPALMATTTVGSSLTVSYSDGSKRAYKLAYQPFFMTGDMVPDGKGGTVLAGGYFDINNQPIYDNTVPAQRRQFFSDSPDGTSLLKIDGAKVAGVKGNTVFAVVQFEYTTRSQSGADMYGRLPSPIAVLTLDQDPATGKLTLVKYHNVDTSPANGLWITCGASLSPWNTHLSSEEYEPDAFTTSTSNLAQYKAYNENLYGNTNIAFNPYLYGHLPEITVKADGTGSVRKHYCLGRISHELVQVMPDNRTVLMGDDATNSGLFMFVADVEKDLSAGTLYVAKVGAGFSVDPAAAGADLSWIKLGHATSAEVEAMAKSNRPQDVIDVKWTDPADASYKKIFASGAAQWVRVVPGKERVAAFLETHRYAFLAGGSMGFTKMEGTTVNIKDKIAYSALQNIVDSMVKGNTAKGWNAESNISVDAAINAGGVLQHKLAGGQKDNGGAAINSEWVPVHTSALLVGKDITADALGNKADPERVANPDNLKFSEKLRTLFIGEDSGYHVNNFLWAYNVDTKQLTRLLSTPAGAESTGLHAVDELNGWTYIMSNFQHAGDWGSQHTQALRDTLEPLVRANYKDRFGASVGYLTADPAAVKL, from the coding sequence ATGGCAGAGCCGTTCGACCTTTCCCGCCGCAAGGCCCTGAAACTTCTGGCCGGCGCGCCGATGCTGCCGTTAGGCGGCCTCGCCACGGCGTCGATGCTGACCGCCTGCGGCGGCGGCAACGATCTGGCGGGCCCGGCGGCCACGCCCGTCGCGAATTTCACGTCGGCTTCGTTTGCCAGCATGCCGGCGCCGTCGCTGGCCAATCCGGCGCTGATGGCGACTACGACGGTCGGTTCCAGTCTGACCGTGTCGTATTCCGATGGCTCCAAACGGGCCTACAAGCTCGCCTATCAGCCGTTCTTCATGACCGGCGACATGGTGCCGGACGGCAAGGGCGGCACCGTGCTGGCGGGCGGTTACTTCGACATCAACAATCAGCCGATCTACGACAACACGGTGCCCGCGCAACGGCGCCAGTTTTTCTCGGATTCGCCGGACGGCACCTCGCTGCTGAAGATCGACGGCGCGAAGGTGGCCGGCGTCAAGGGCAACACGGTGTTCGCCGTGGTCCAGTTCGAATACACGACGCGCTCGCAGTCCGGTGCGGATATGTATGGCCGTCTGCCTTCGCCGATCGCCGTGCTCACGCTGGACCAGGATCCGGCTACCGGCAAGCTGACGCTCGTCAAGTACCACAACGTCGACACGTCGCCCGCGAATGGACTGTGGATCACGTGCGGCGCTAGCCTGTCGCCGTGGAATACGCATCTGTCCAGCGAGGAATACGAGCCGGACGCGTTCACGACCAGCACGAGCAATCTCGCGCAATACAAGGCGTACAACGAGAATCTGTACGGCAACACGAACATCGCCTTCAACCCGTACCTTTATGGGCATCTGCCGGAAATCACGGTCAAGGCGGACGGCACGGGCAGCGTCAGGAAACACTACTGTCTCGGGCGTATTTCGCATGAACTCGTGCAGGTCATGCCGGACAACCGCACGGTGCTGATGGGCGACGACGCGACCAACAGCGGCCTCTTCATGTTCGTGGCGGACGTCGAGAAGGATCTGTCGGCCGGCACGTTGTACGTCGCGAAAGTGGGCGCGGGCTTCTCGGTCGACCCGGCCGCGGCGGGCGCCGACCTGTCGTGGATCAAGCTGGGCCACGCGACGAGCGCGGAAGTCGAAGCCATGGCGAAATCGAACCGTCCGCAGGACGTAATCGACGTCAAATGGACCGATCCGGCCGACGCCAGCTACAAGAAGATTTTCGCCAGCGGCGCCGCGCAATGGGTTCGGGTCGTGCCGGGCAAGGAAAGGGTCGCGGCCTTCCTCGAAACCCATCGTTACGCGTTCCTGGCGGGCGGCAGCATGGGCTTCACCAAGATGGAAGGCACGACCGTCAACATTAAAGACAAGATCGCGTACTCGGCGTTGCAGAACATTGTCGATTCGATGGTGAAGGGCAACACGGCGAAGGGCTGGAATGCGGAGAGCAACATTTCCGTCGATGCCGCGATCAACGCCGGCGGTGTGCTTCAGCACAAGCTCGCGGGCGGCCAGAAGGACAACGGCGGCGCGGCGATCAACAGCGAGTGGGTGCCGGTGCACACCAGCGCGCTGCTGGTCGGCAAGGACATCACCGCCGACGCGCTCGGCAACAAGGCCGATCCGGAGCGGGTCGCGAATCCGGACAATCTGAAGTTCTCGGAGAAGCTGCGCACGCTGTTTATCGGCGAGGACAGCGGGTATCACGTGAACAATTTCCTGTGGGCGTACAACGTCGACACGAAACAGCTCACGCGTTTGCTGTCGACGCCGGCTGGCGCCGAATCGACCGGCTTGCACGCGGTCGACGAGCTCAACGGCTGGACTTACATCATGAGTAACTTCCAGCACGCCGGCGACTGGGGCAGCCAGCATACGCAGGCGTTGCGGGACACGCTCGAGCCGCTGGTGCGCGCGAACTATAAGGACCGGTTCGGCGCCTCGGTGGGGTATTTGACGGCGGATCCGGCGGCGGTGAAGCTTTAA